A DNA window from Nycticebus coucang isolate mNycCou1 chromosome 1, mNycCou1.pri, whole genome shotgun sequence contains the following coding sequences:
- the IL6ST gene encoding interleukin-6 receptor subunit beta isoform X1 → MTFGGRRFSVKSLFLHLLIWCFGNIFAKMLVLQIWLVPAFFIFLTAESMGQLLDPCGYITPESPVVQVGSNFTAVCVLKEKCMDFFHVNATYIVWKTNHFTVPKEQYTIINRTASSVTFTNIASLNVQLTCNILTFGQIEQNVYGITVISGLPPEKPKNLNCIVNEGKKMMCHWDPGRETYLETNFTLKSEWATEKFADCKTKHDTPNSCTVEYSPVYFVNIEVWVEVENALGKVTSAHINFDPVDKVKPNPPHNLSVSNSEELSSILKLTWINPSIKTVIRLKYNIHYRTEGALTWNEIPPEDTSSTRSSFTVQDLKPFTKYMFRIRCMKEDGKGFWSDWSEEASGTTYEDRPSKSPSFWYKIDPSHHTHGYRSVQLVWKTLPRFEANGEILDYEVTLTRWKSPLQNYIVNDTKLTVNLTSDRYIATLTARNRVGRSDISVLTIPACDFKATYPVMNLKAFPKNNMLWVEWTPPRKFVNKYILEWCILSDKSPCIPDWQQEDRTVRRTYIRGKLAESKCYLITVTPVYADGPGSPESIKAYLKQAPPSRGPTVRTKKVGKNEAVLEWDQLPVDVQNGFIRNYTIFYRTIIGNETAVNVDSSHTEYTLSSLTSDTLYMVRMAAYTDEGGKDGPEFTFTTPKFAQGEIEAIVVPVCFAFLLVTLLAVLFCFNKRDLIKKHIWPNVPDPSKSHIAQWSPHTPPRHNFNSKDQMYSDGNFTDVSVVEIEANDKKTFPEDLKSLELFKKEKVSTEGHSSGIGGSSCMSSSRPSISSSDENECAQNTSSTVQYSTVVHSGYRHQVPSVQVFSRSESTQPLLDSEERPEDLQLVDNADGSDGILSRQQYFKQNCSQHETSPDISQFERSKQVSSAMEEDFVRLKQQQISDISQSCDSGQMKMLQEVSAADVFGPGTEGQVERLETAGMEAVLDEGMPKSYLPQTVRQGGYVPQ, encoded by the exons GTCAACTTCTAGATCCATGTGGTTATATCACTCCTGAATCTCCAGTTGTACAAGTTGGTTCTAATTTCACTGCAGTTTGTGTGCTAAAGGAAAAATGTATggatttttttcatgtaaatgCTACTTACATTGTCTGGAAAACAAACCATTTTACTGTTCCTAAGGAGCAATATACGATCATAAACCGCACGGCATCCAGTGTCACCTTTACAAATATAGCTTCATTAAATGTTCAGCTCACTTGCAACATACTTACATTTGGACAGATTGAGCAGAATGTTTATGGAATCACAGTAATTTCAGGat TGCCTCCAGAGAAACCTAAAAATTTGAATTGCATTGTGaatgagggaaagaaaatgaTGTGTCATTGGGATCCTGGAAGGGAAACATATCTGGAAACAAACTTCACTTTAAAATCGGAATG ggcaacAGAGAAGTTTGCTGATTGTAAAACAAAACACGACACTCCCAACTCGTGCACTGTTGAGTATTCTCCTGTGTATTTTGTCAACATTGAAGTCTGGGTTGAAGTAGAGAATGCCCTTGGGAAGGTTACATCAGCTCATATCAATTTTGATCCTGTAGATAAAG tgaaGCCAAATCCACCTCATAATTTATCAGTGAGCAACTCAGAGGAACTGTCTAGTATCTTAAAACTGACATGGATCAACCCCAGTATTAAGACTGTTATAAGACTGAAATATAACATTCACTATAGGACCGAAGGTGCCTTAACTTGGAATGAG ATTCCTCCCGAAGATACATCGTCTACCCGATCTTCATTCACTGTTCAGGATCTTAAACCTTTTACAAAATACATGTTTAGGATTCGCTGCATGAAGGAAGATGGTAAGGGGTTCTGGAGCGACTGGAGTGAAGAAGCCAGTGGGACCACATATGAAGATA GACCATCTAAATCACCAAGCTTCTGGTATAAAATAGATCCATCCCATCATACTCATGGCTATAGATCTGTACAACTTGTGTGGAAG ACATTGCCTCGTTTTGAAGCCAATGGAGAAATCTTGGATTATGAAGTGACTCTAACAAGATGGAAATCACCTTTACAAAATTACATAGTCAATGACACAAAACTGACAGTAAATCTCACAAGTGATCGTTATATAGCAACCCTGACAGCTAGAAATCGTGTTGGCAGATCAGATATATCGGTTTTAACTATCCCTGCCTGTGACTTTAAAG CTACTTACCCTGTGATGAATCTTAAAGCATTTCCCAAAAATAACATGCTATGGGTAGAATGGACTCCTCCAAGGAAATtcgtaaataaatacatacttgAATGGTGCATATTATCGGATAAGTCACCCTGTATTCCAGACTGGCAACAAGAAGATCGTACCGTGCGTCGCACCTATATAAGAG ggaaGCTAGCAGAGAGCAAATGCTATTTGATCACAGTTACACCAGTATATGCTGATGGACCAGGAAGCCCTGAATCTATAAAGGCATATCTTAAACAAGCTC CACCTTCTAGAGGACCTACTGTTCGAACAAAGAAAGTAGGGAAAAATGAAGCTGTCTTAGAGTGGGACCAACTTCCGGTTGATGTTCAGAATGGATTTATCAGaaattatactatattttatagAACCATCATTGGAAATGAAACTG ctgtGAATGTGGATTCATCCCACACAGAATATACACTGTCCTCTTTGACTAGTGACACATTGTACATGGTACGGATGGCAGCATACACAGATGAAGGTGGCAAGGATGGTCCAGAATTCACTTTTACTACACCAAAGTTTG CTCAAGGAGAAATTGAAGCCATTGTTGTGCCTGTTTGCTTTGCATTCCTGTTGGTAACTCTTCTGGCAGTGTTGTTCTGCTTTAATAAGCGAGACCT TATTAAAAAGCACATCTGGCCGAATGTTCCAGACCCTTCAAAGAGTCATATTGCCCAATGGTCACCTCACACACCTCCAAGG cataattttaattcaaaagatCAAATGTATTCAGATGGCAATTTCACTGATGTAAGTGTTGTGGAAATAGAAGCAAATGACAAGAAGACTTTTCCAGAAGATCTGAAATCATTGGagcttttcaaaaaggaaaaagttagtACTGAAGGACACAGTAGCGGTATTGGGGGGTCTTCATGCATGTCTTCTTCAAGACCAAGCATTTCTAGCAGCGATGAAAATGAATGTGCACAAAACACTTCGAGCACTGTCCAGTACTCTACTGTGGTACACAGTGGCTACAGACACCAGGTTCCATCAGTCCAAGTCTTCTCAAGATCCGAGTCCACCCAGCCCTTGTTAGATTCAGAGGAGCGGCCAGAAGATCTACAATTAGTAGATAATGCAGATGGCAGCGATGGCATTTTGTCCAGGCAACAGTATTTCAAACAAAACTGCAGTCAACATGAAACCAGTCCAGATATTTCACAGTTTGAAAGATCAAAGCAAGTTTCATCAGCCATGGAGGAAGATTTTGTTAGACTTAAACAACAGCAGATTTCAGATATTTCACAGTCCTGTGACTCTGGGCAAATGAAAATGCTTCAGGAAGTTTCTGCAGCAGATGTTTTTGGTCCAGGTACGGAGGGACAAGTAGAGAGATTGGAAACAGCTGGGATGGAGGCTGTGCTTGATGAAGGAATGCCCAAAAGCTACTTGCCACAGACTGTAAGACAAGGGGGCTATGTGCCTCAGTGA
- the IL6ST gene encoding interleukin-6 receptor subunit beta isoform X2, whose translation MLVLQIWLVPAFFIFLTAESMGQLLDPCGYITPESPVVQVGSNFTAVCVLKEKCMDFFHVNATYIVWKTNHFTVPKEQYTIINRTASSVTFTNIASLNVQLTCNILTFGQIEQNVYGITVISGLPPEKPKNLNCIVNEGKKMMCHWDPGRETYLETNFTLKSEWATEKFADCKTKHDTPNSCTVEYSPVYFVNIEVWVEVENALGKVTSAHINFDPVDKVKPNPPHNLSVSNSEELSSILKLTWINPSIKTVIRLKYNIHYRTEGALTWNEIPPEDTSSTRSSFTVQDLKPFTKYMFRIRCMKEDGKGFWSDWSEEASGTTYEDRPSKSPSFWYKIDPSHHTHGYRSVQLVWKTLPRFEANGEILDYEVTLTRWKSPLQNYIVNDTKLTVNLTSDRYIATLTARNRVGRSDISVLTIPACDFKATYPVMNLKAFPKNNMLWVEWTPPRKFVNKYILEWCILSDKSPCIPDWQQEDRTVRRTYIRGKLAESKCYLITVTPVYADGPGSPESIKAYLKQAPPSRGPTVRTKKVGKNEAVLEWDQLPVDVQNGFIRNYTIFYRTIIGNETAVNVDSSHTEYTLSSLTSDTLYMVRMAAYTDEGGKDGPEFTFTTPKFAQGEIEAIVVPVCFAFLLVTLLAVLFCFNKRDLIKKHIWPNVPDPSKSHIAQWSPHTPPRHNFNSKDQMYSDGNFTDVSVVEIEANDKKTFPEDLKSLELFKKEKVSTEGHSSGIGGSSCMSSSRPSISSSDENECAQNTSSTVQYSTVVHSGYRHQVPSVQVFSRSESTQPLLDSEERPEDLQLVDNADGSDGILSRQQYFKQNCSQHETSPDISQFERSKQVSSAMEEDFVRLKQQQISDISQSCDSGQMKMLQEVSAADVFGPGTEGQVERLETAGMEAVLDEGMPKSYLPQTVRQGGYVPQ comes from the exons GTCAACTTCTAGATCCATGTGGTTATATCACTCCTGAATCTCCAGTTGTACAAGTTGGTTCTAATTTCACTGCAGTTTGTGTGCTAAAGGAAAAATGTATggatttttttcatgtaaatgCTACTTACATTGTCTGGAAAACAAACCATTTTACTGTTCCTAAGGAGCAATATACGATCATAAACCGCACGGCATCCAGTGTCACCTTTACAAATATAGCTTCATTAAATGTTCAGCTCACTTGCAACATACTTACATTTGGACAGATTGAGCAGAATGTTTATGGAATCACAGTAATTTCAGGat TGCCTCCAGAGAAACCTAAAAATTTGAATTGCATTGTGaatgagggaaagaaaatgaTGTGTCATTGGGATCCTGGAAGGGAAACATATCTGGAAACAAACTTCACTTTAAAATCGGAATG ggcaacAGAGAAGTTTGCTGATTGTAAAACAAAACACGACACTCCCAACTCGTGCACTGTTGAGTATTCTCCTGTGTATTTTGTCAACATTGAAGTCTGGGTTGAAGTAGAGAATGCCCTTGGGAAGGTTACATCAGCTCATATCAATTTTGATCCTGTAGATAAAG tgaaGCCAAATCCACCTCATAATTTATCAGTGAGCAACTCAGAGGAACTGTCTAGTATCTTAAAACTGACATGGATCAACCCCAGTATTAAGACTGTTATAAGACTGAAATATAACATTCACTATAGGACCGAAGGTGCCTTAACTTGGAATGAG ATTCCTCCCGAAGATACATCGTCTACCCGATCTTCATTCACTGTTCAGGATCTTAAACCTTTTACAAAATACATGTTTAGGATTCGCTGCATGAAGGAAGATGGTAAGGGGTTCTGGAGCGACTGGAGTGAAGAAGCCAGTGGGACCACATATGAAGATA GACCATCTAAATCACCAAGCTTCTGGTATAAAATAGATCCATCCCATCATACTCATGGCTATAGATCTGTACAACTTGTGTGGAAG ACATTGCCTCGTTTTGAAGCCAATGGAGAAATCTTGGATTATGAAGTGACTCTAACAAGATGGAAATCACCTTTACAAAATTACATAGTCAATGACACAAAACTGACAGTAAATCTCACAAGTGATCGTTATATAGCAACCCTGACAGCTAGAAATCGTGTTGGCAGATCAGATATATCGGTTTTAACTATCCCTGCCTGTGACTTTAAAG CTACTTACCCTGTGATGAATCTTAAAGCATTTCCCAAAAATAACATGCTATGGGTAGAATGGACTCCTCCAAGGAAATtcgtaaataaatacatacttgAATGGTGCATATTATCGGATAAGTCACCCTGTATTCCAGACTGGCAACAAGAAGATCGTACCGTGCGTCGCACCTATATAAGAG ggaaGCTAGCAGAGAGCAAATGCTATTTGATCACAGTTACACCAGTATATGCTGATGGACCAGGAAGCCCTGAATCTATAAAGGCATATCTTAAACAAGCTC CACCTTCTAGAGGACCTACTGTTCGAACAAAGAAAGTAGGGAAAAATGAAGCTGTCTTAGAGTGGGACCAACTTCCGGTTGATGTTCAGAATGGATTTATCAGaaattatactatattttatagAACCATCATTGGAAATGAAACTG ctgtGAATGTGGATTCATCCCACACAGAATATACACTGTCCTCTTTGACTAGTGACACATTGTACATGGTACGGATGGCAGCATACACAGATGAAGGTGGCAAGGATGGTCCAGAATTCACTTTTACTACACCAAAGTTTG CTCAAGGAGAAATTGAAGCCATTGTTGTGCCTGTTTGCTTTGCATTCCTGTTGGTAACTCTTCTGGCAGTGTTGTTCTGCTTTAATAAGCGAGACCT TATTAAAAAGCACATCTGGCCGAATGTTCCAGACCCTTCAAAGAGTCATATTGCCCAATGGTCACCTCACACACCTCCAAGG cataattttaattcaaaagatCAAATGTATTCAGATGGCAATTTCACTGATGTAAGTGTTGTGGAAATAGAAGCAAATGACAAGAAGACTTTTCCAGAAGATCTGAAATCATTGGagcttttcaaaaaggaaaaagttagtACTGAAGGACACAGTAGCGGTATTGGGGGGTCTTCATGCATGTCTTCTTCAAGACCAAGCATTTCTAGCAGCGATGAAAATGAATGTGCACAAAACACTTCGAGCACTGTCCAGTACTCTACTGTGGTACACAGTGGCTACAGACACCAGGTTCCATCAGTCCAAGTCTTCTCAAGATCCGAGTCCACCCAGCCCTTGTTAGATTCAGAGGAGCGGCCAGAAGATCTACAATTAGTAGATAATGCAGATGGCAGCGATGGCATTTTGTCCAGGCAACAGTATTTCAAACAAAACTGCAGTCAACATGAAACCAGTCCAGATATTTCACAGTTTGAAAGATCAAAGCAAGTTTCATCAGCCATGGAGGAAGATTTTGTTAGACTTAAACAACAGCAGATTTCAGATATTTCACAGTCCTGTGACTCTGGGCAAATGAAAATGCTTCAGGAAGTTTCTGCAGCAGATGTTTTTGGTCCAGGTACGGAGGGACAAGTAGAGAGATTGGAAACAGCTGGGATGGAGGCTGTGCTTGATGAAGGAATGCCCAAAAGCTACTTGCCACAGACTGTAAGACAAGGGGGCTATGTGCCTCAGTGA